The Pseudomonas cavernicola DNA segment GTTTTCACCGGCCAGGGCCTACCTCAAGATCGTGAGTCGGTTTACTACCTCAACGTGCTGCAAATCCCTCCGCGCAACGAAGCCTACAAAGAGCAGAACCAGATGCTGGTGCTGCTGCGCAACCGCATGAAGCTGTTCTACCGGCCAAGCGGCATCGTCGGCAAACCCGCGGATGTCGCCGATCAGCTGCGGTTCAGTCTGGCTCAGGGGGCCAATGGTTGGCATGTGAATGTGGATAACCCGACGGGCTATTACGCCTCCTTTAACGGCGCAAGCGTGTCGGTTGGCGGCCGTGAACTGTCGCTCAAAGCGGACATGGTCGCCCCGAAATCCCAAGGCAGCTGGCAGCTCGACAAGGCCGGCAGCCTTCCGGCCGGTGCGGCAAGCGTTCGCGCCGTGCTGGTCAATGACTACGGCGCACAGATCGAAATCAAGCAAGAGCTCAAGCGCTGAGATGAACATCTTCCCG contains these protein-coding regions:
- a CDS encoding molecular chaperone, producing the protein MFKSVISKTFVAGLGLSALVLASSASASVVVTGTRVIYPGDVREKTVQLSNEDDHPNVVQAWVDTNNPNSTPNDADAPFVVTPPMFRMEPKAGQSLRIVFTGQGLPQDRESVYYLNVLQIPPRNEAYKEQNQMLVLLRNRMKLFYRPSGIVGKPADVADQLRFSLAQGANGWHVNVDNPTGYYASFNGASVSVGGRELSLKADMVAPKSQGSWQLDKAGSLPAGAASVRAVLVNDYGAQIEIKQELKR